A portion of the Candidatus Pristimantibacillus lignocellulolyticus genome contains these proteins:
- a CDS encoding ABC transporter ATP-binding protein produces the protein MLELKNISKSFTHKKQEKQILQQISLRVEEGEFVSVIGPSGSGKTTLFQIIGGLEPVNSGEVWINGKQTTGQRGHVAYMPQQASLMPWYSVKRNIALALQVAGISKQQAEQQANEWLQKVGLGEYADAYPHMLSGGMSQRVSFLRALLSPQTLMLLDEPFGALDALTRLHMQQWLLSIWEENRRSVLLVTHSIEEALLLSDRIIVLSSSPATIVDEIIVPFARPRASDLWSTPTFNELKQRIYEQLHTNN, from the coding sequence ATGCTTGAATTGAAAAACATATCAAAATCATTTACACATAAGAAACAAGAAAAACAAATTCTACAACAAATAAGCCTTCGAGTAGAAGAAGGAGAGTTTGTATCGGTAATTGGACCCTCAGGTAGCGGGAAAACGACGTTATTTCAAATTATTGGTGGATTAGAACCTGTAAATAGCGGTGAAGTTTGGATCAATGGGAAGCAGACAACTGGGCAGCGCGGTCATGTTGCTTATATGCCACAACAAGCTTCCTTAATGCCTTGGTATAGTGTAAAACGTAATATTGCACTAGCGTTACAAGTTGCTGGTATTAGTAAGCAACAAGCAGAGCAGCAAGCTAACGAATGGTTGCAAAAAGTTGGGCTCGGGGAGTATGCGGATGCCTATCCACATATGCTTTCAGGTGGGATGAGTCAACGTGTGTCGTTTCTACGAGCATTGTTATCACCTCAGACATTAATGCTACTTGATGAACCGTTTGGTGCTTTAGATGCATTAACTAGGCTACATATGCAGCAATGGTTACTATCGATCTGGGAAGAGAATCGTCGTTCAGTATTACTCGTAACGCATAGTATTGAGGAAGCGTTGTTGTTATCTGATCGAATAATTGTATTGTCTTCGTCCCCTGCTACAATTGTGGATGAGATCATAGTTCCATTCGCAAGACCTAGAGCAAGCGACTTATGGAGTACGCCGACTTTTAATGAATTGAAGCAGCGTATTTATGAGCAACTTCACACGAACAACTAA
- a CDS encoding SMI1/KNR4 family protein: protein MYERLAEKLKTTSALKWFPGHGAEESWIAEVEEELGFRLPPSYRWWLVHYGNARLGDGNLLAIAAPEHREYYDGDLLYIHRLNIAEEWWVDRFPHRLDLFVPDSDELYFFDTSTRDQQGEFSIMCYDLMNDLIDKYASTFAEFLERLIDQRS, encoded by the coding sequence ATGTATGAGCGTTTGGCAGAAAAACTGAAAACGACTTCCGCTTTAAAATGGTTTCCTGGTCATGGTGCGGAAGAAAGTTGGATAGCAGAAGTAGAAGAGGAATTGGGCTTTCGTCTACCACCATCTTATCGCTGGTGGTTGGTTCATTATGGTAATGCACGGTTGGGAGACGGCAATTTACTAGCAATCGCTGCTCCGGAACACAGAGAGTATTACGACGGCGACCTCCTTTACATACACAGACTGAATATAGCTGAGGAATGGTGGGTAGACAGGTTTCCTCACAGACTGGACTTGTTCGTACCGGATAGTGACGAACTTTATTTCTTTGATACGTCTACTAGGGATCAACAGGGAGAGTTTTCGATTATGTGTTATGATCTTATGAATGATTTGATCGACAAGTATGCTTCAACGTTTGCCGAGTTTCTAGAACGGCTGATTGACCAGCGTTCATAA
- a CDS encoding antibiotic biosynthesis monooxygenase: MTNLANTYEHPYYAVIFSSERTSGDNGYNIMAEKMVELASSQKGYLGVESARDANLGITVSYWETLEDITAWKANAAHQVAQRRGKEEWYSRFALRVCKVERNYLFEM; the protein is encoded by the coding sequence ATGACTAACTTAGCGAATACATATGAACATCCATATTATGCGGTAATTTTTTCTTCTGAACGAACAAGTGGAGATAACGGTTATAACATAATGGCTGAAAAAATGGTTGAACTTGCTAGCTCCCAAAAGGGTTATTTAGGTGTCGAGAGTGCAAGAGATGCTAATTTGGGTATTACCGTTTCTTATTGGGAAACTCTTGAAGACATTACAGCATGGAAAGCTAATGCAGCTCATCAAGTAGCACAAAGACGTGGTAAAGAAGAGTGGTATAGTCGATTTGCGTTGCGAGTATGTAAAGTAGAACGAAATTATTTATTTGAAATGTAG
- a CDS encoding TatD family hydrolase gives MATDNLKYIDAHIHLEQYSEQDCKTIMEHALHQSVEHVVAVSMDLASSKRTYELSQKYGDVIIAAYGHHPEQSLPSDLEEQQLIQWIMECHVANKSFAIGEIGLPYYSALEARERGREFAIEPYIAFLDRILAFAKTINRPVVLHAVYEDATIACDLLEKHHIEKAHFHWFKGPTETVQRMIENGYYISITPDVFVEEEIRELVRMYPLSQMMVETDGPWPFEGPFVGKITEPTMVIEVVKEIAKLKGISTSEVAETLYNNTLKLYR, from the coding sequence ATGGCTACAGATAACTTGAAGTATATCGATGCGCATATTCATTTGGAACAATATAGTGAGCAAGATTGCAAAACTATTATGGAACATGCGCTACATCAATCCGTTGAACATGTTGTAGCAGTATCGATGGATCTAGCTTCCTCAAAACGCACTTATGAGCTATCGCAAAAGTATGGAGATGTTATTATTGCTGCATACGGACATCATCCTGAACAGTCATTGCCTAGCGACCTAGAAGAACAGCAATTAATACAGTGGATAATGGAATGTCATGTCGCCAACAAGTCATTTGCGATTGGTGAAATTGGTTTGCCTTATTATAGTGCACTTGAAGCGAGGGAGCGGGGAAGGGAATTTGCAATAGAACCTTATATTGCTTTTCTTGATAGAATACTTGCCTTTGCCAAAACGATCAATCGTCCGGTAGTATTACATGCTGTATATGAAGATGCGACGATTGCATGTGATTTGCTTGAAAAACATCATATCGAGAAGGCTCATTTTCATTGGTTCAAAGGGCCGACTGAGACGGTTCAAAGAATGATTGAGAATGGCTATTATATATCCATTACACCTGATGTGTTTGTAGAAGAAGAAATCCGAGAACTGGTTCGCATGTATCCTTTAAGTCAGATGATGGTGGAGACGGATGGACCGTGGCCGTTTGAAGGTCCATTTGTTGGAAAGATAACTGAACCAACGATGGTTATAGAAGTGGTTAAAGAGATTGCCAAGTTGAAAGGCATATCTACGAGTGAAGTAGCGGAGACGTTATACAATAATACATTAAAGTTATATCGATAA
- a CDS encoding glucosaminidase domain-containing protein — MSELTRQQFFAAIAPTIILIRQQGSPILPSVRLAQSLLETGGVIHAWNNLGGIKVGGGKLTPYWRGDAVTKGTWEFVGGQEVKEKAAFRAYRTLYHYYKDQDELFKNTRYAKVQEAKTAIEQAEQIRLAGYATDPNYSSKIMSLITKYNLEAYDAATIKFKPEIGFEGASIVPVMVDQTLYCTAYLEKGITYIPVRKIAELFGAKVDWKSKKVYVNGVLVDTRLGGSTSFVKPRDIMNLLKIKLEWDTYAKVLFIN; from the coding sequence TTGAGCGAGTTAACAAGACAACAGTTTTTTGCAGCAATAGCTCCTACAATAATATTGATTCGACAACAAGGTTCTCCAATTTTACCTTCGGTTAGATTAGCACAAAGCTTACTAGAAACAGGTGGAGTTATTCATGCATGGAATAATCTTGGCGGAATTAAAGTAGGCGGTGGAAAGCTAACGCCATATTGGAGAGGGGATGCTGTAACTAAAGGGACATGGGAATTCGTTGGTGGGCAAGAAGTGAAGGAGAAAGCTGCATTTCGTGCTTATCGCACACTATATCACTATTACAAAGATCAAGATGAATTATTCAAAAACACTAGATACGCTAAAGTACAAGAGGCAAAGACTGCAATAGAACAAGCAGAACAAATCCGTTTGGCAGGATATGCTACAGACCCTAACTACTCATCGAAAATTATGTCTCTAATAACAAAATATAACCTTGAAGCATATGACGCGGCTACTATTAAATTCAAGCCAGAGATTGGCTTTGAAGGTGCTAGTATAGTACCTGTAATGGTTGATCAAACATTATATTGCACAGCATATTTAGAAAAAGGAATTACGTATATACCTGTTCGCAAAATAGCTGAATTATTTGGAGCTAAAGTAGATTGGAAAAGCAAAAAAGTTTATGTCAATGGAGTACTCGTAGATACGAGGCTAGGTGGCTCAACTAGCTTTGTAAAGCCGAGGGATATTATGAATCTACTAAAAATTAAATTAGAGTGGGATACCTATGCAAAGGTTCTATTTATCAATTAA
- a CDS encoding N-acetylmuramoyl-L-alanine amidase has protein sequence MQRFYLSINYVDFKICDEESDFLMKYEYRQDHIPQTTPHNRRPSLALEPTTITIHNTSNPSSTAKNERAWLTNTSNNRVASFHIVIDEKEAIEVLPLNEVAWHAGDGSGMNSGNRSSIGIEICESGNYSITLNHAVDLVAKMLHERSWGIDRLRRHYDWSGKNCPRLMNADGKWSGWTVFVNKVNEKLQSLNPESSGEPSKDNNSANEVDGSGSTEGEANRMSVEDANKIIKFLSAAYSATDSKEARIEFNRLANELRKASGQKPSSS, from the coding sequence ATGCAAAGGTTCTATTTATCAATTAATTATGTGGATTTCAAAATTTGTGATGAGGAAAGTGATTTTTTAATGAAATACGAGTACAGACAAGATCATATTCCGCAAACTACTCCGCATAACCGAAGACCATCACTAGCATTAGAACCGACTACCATTACGATTCACAACACTTCGAATCCTTCAAGTACGGCAAAAAATGAACGAGCATGGCTTACGAACACTTCAAATAATCGTGTTGCATCTTTTCATATTGTTATTGATGAGAAGGAAGCAATCGAAGTATTGCCTCTAAATGAGGTTGCATGGCATGCTGGAGATGGAAGTGGAATGAATAGTGGAAATCGATCATCTATTGGGATCGAGATTTGTGAAAGTGGTAATTATAGTATCACTCTCAATCATGCAGTGGATTTAGTTGCAAAAATGTTACATGAGCGTAGTTGGGGAATAGATCGTCTGCGTCGTCATTATGATTGGAGCGGGAAAAATTGTCCAAGACTTATGAATGCTGATGGTAAATGGTCTGGTTGGACTGTGTTTGTTAATAAAGTTAATGAAAAGCTACAGTCGTTGAATCCAGAGAGTAGTGGTGAACCGTCTAAAGATAATAATTCAGCTAACGAAGTTGATGGATCAGGATCGACAGAGGGTGAGGCTAATAGAATGAGTGTAGAGGATGCGAATAAAATAATAAAATTTTTAAGTGCTGCTTATTCAGCAACAGATAGCAAAGAGGCACGTATAGAGTTTAATAGATTGGCAAATGAGCTCCGTAAAGCAAGTGGTCAAAAACCTTCTAGTAGTTAA
- the rsmD gene encoding 16S rRNA (guanine(966)-N(2))-methyltransferase RsmD, producing the protein MRVIAGKAKGRALKAVPGQGTRPTTDKVKEAIFSMIGPYFDGGKALDLFAGTGGLGIEAWSRGIEEVVCIDKEKTSIDIIRSNVELVGASNCIEIYRNDSARALKALAKRDIQFDLIFLDPPYRIVDMDAWMLQMAELGLVADDATIVVEHDAKIQYPQELNGFELLRTNQYGDIAVTIYRYSSGTDSQE; encoded by the coding sequence GTGAGAGTAATTGCTGGCAAAGCAAAAGGTAGAGCTTTGAAGGCCGTACCAGGTCAAGGTACTAGACCTACAACCGATAAAGTAAAAGAAGCAATATTTAGTATGATCGGACCATACTTTGATGGAGGTAAAGCGCTAGATTTATTCGCTGGAACAGGTGGACTTGGGATAGAAGCGTGGAGTCGAGGTATAGAAGAGGTTGTATGTATTGATAAAGAGAAAACAAGTATTGATATTATTCGCAGCAATGTTGAATTAGTTGGAGCTAGTAATTGTATTGAGATCTATCGTAATGATTCAGCTAGAGCTTTGAAGGCACTAGCGAAGCGTGACATACAGTTTGATCTAATATTCCTTGATCCACCATATCGTATCGTCGATATGGATGCGTGGATGTTGCAAATGGCGGAGTTAGGTTTAGTTGCAGATGATGCAACAATCGTAGTGGAACATGATGCCAAAATACAGTACCCACAAGAACTGAACGGCTTTGAACTGCTACGTACGAATCAGTATGGTGATATCGCTGTAACCATCTATCGATATAGTTCCGGAACTGATTCGCAAGAGTAA
- the coaD gene encoding pantetheine-phosphate adenylyltransferase: MNYNPQRPERVAVYPGTFDPVTYGHLDIIQRSARQYDRLIVAVLNNTSKNPLFTVDERKELLTEVTKDFPNVEVDSFRDLLVRFMRLKNASVIVRGIRSVTDFEYELQLASTNYMLDDGIDTVFMMTNPKYSYLSSSIVKEIANFQGDVSQLVPPEVELRLREKCGPQRP; the protein is encoded by the coding sequence ATGAACTATAACCCACAGCGTCCAGAAAGAGTTGCCGTATATCCAGGAACTTTTGACCCTGTTACATATGGTCACTTAGACATCATTCAGCGATCAGCTCGTCAATATGATCGTCTAATCGTGGCAGTACTTAATAATACCAGTAAAAATCCTTTGTTTACCGTTGATGAAAGAAAAGAGCTACTGACTGAAGTGACGAAGGATTTCCCTAATGTCGAAGTAGATAGTTTCCGTGATCTACTCGTAAGATTTATGCGTCTAAAAAATGCGAGTGTCATCGTACGTGGTATTCGCTCTGTTACGGATTTTGAATATGAATTACAGCTTGCATCGACAAACTATATGCTTGATGATGGAATTGATACCGTATTTATGATGACAAATCCTAAGTATTCATATCTAAGTTCAAGCATTGTTAAAGAAATTGCCAATTTCCAAGGTGATGTTTCACAGCTAGTACCACCAGAAGTAGAACTAAGATTACGTGAAAAATGTGGACCACAGCGCCCGTAA
- a CDS encoding nucleotidyltransferase — translation MNAVGLIVEYNPFHNGHLHHLQQSKQIAQRDAVVAVMSGNFLQRGEPALLDKWTRTKMALQGGCDLVIELPVAYATSSAEWFAHGSIALLQATGVVDSFCFGTESGQLTPLLQAAKLVSEESPQFKQQLESYLNLGLSYPQAYSSALTQLYDQSSAEDHLNKEERFRFDLPNHTLGLHYLIARQRIGSAMTPYTITREKAQYNDELPTDLAIASATAIRKLLLEHSSLDVIKSYVPSSTYQLLIAQQQQGITPMHWENFATPLFHTLAVSSSENLATYREIEEGLQHRIKYCLRSLPQYTLDQLLLQLKTKRYTKTKLQRALLAILLQHQKHHFQREQLANGIQYIRVLGFTERGQALLKQMKKTATLPIIHTPAAIAKPSTYLELDIAATAAYMLARSPEHPELSLLDYTQSPIRI, via the coding sequence ATGAATGCAGTCGGCCTAATCGTTGAATACAATCCTTTTCATAATGGACATCTTCATCACTTACAACAATCAAAGCAAATTGCACAGCGAGACGCTGTGGTAGCTGTAATGAGCGGAAATTTCTTACAGCGCGGTGAACCTGCATTACTAGATAAGTGGACTCGCACCAAAATGGCGCTACAAGGCGGCTGTGACCTCGTAATCGAGTTACCCGTTGCTTATGCCACATCATCCGCAGAATGGTTTGCACATGGCTCTATCGCCTTGCTACAAGCTACAGGTGTAGTTGATAGCTTCTGCTTCGGCACGGAAAGTGGACAACTGACTCCTCTTTTACAAGCAGCTAAGCTTGTCTCAGAAGAATCACCACAATTCAAACAACAGCTTGAGTCCTATCTTAACCTTGGATTAAGTTATCCGCAAGCGTATAGTTCTGCATTAACTCAATTATACGATCAAAGTTCAGCTGAAGATCATTTAAATAAAGAAGAACGCTTTCGCTTCGACTTACCAAATCATACGCTTGGACTTCATTATCTAATTGCAAGGCAACGAATCGGAAGTGCGATGACACCATATACAATTACTCGTGAAAAAGCACAATATAATGATGAATTACCAACTGATCTAGCAATCGCTAGTGCCACAGCTATTCGTAAACTATTATTGGAACATTCATCACTAGATGTCATTAAATCCTATGTACCAAGTAGTACATACCAGCTATTAATAGCACAGCAACAACAAGGGATTACACCTATGCATTGGGAAAATTTCGCTACTCCATTATTTCATACACTTGCTGTAAGCTCTAGCGAAAACTTAGCTACTTACCGTGAAATTGAAGAAGGATTGCAACATCGCATTAAATATTGTTTACGTTCATTGCCACAATATACACTGGACCAACTACTCCTGCAGTTAAAAACAAAGCGTTATACAAAAACGAAGTTACAAAGAGCTTTACTTGCCATTTTACTTCAGCATCAAAAACATCATTTTCAACGTGAGCAACTTGCTAACGGCATTCAATATATACGGGTGTTAGGTTTTACAGAACGTGGTCAAGCGTTGCTCAAGCAAATGAAGAAAACAGCAACACTTCCTATCATTCACACCCCCGCTGCGATTGCTAAGCCATCTACTTATCTTGAACTAGATATCGCTGCTACCGCTGCTTACATGCTTGCACGATCACCAGAACATCCAGAACTTAGTTTACTAGATTATACCCAGTCCCCTATTCGGATTTAG
- a CDS encoding DUF177 domain-containing protein, translated as MQFRMKELLAKDQTEIVNTQLDVTELFRNHQDVISTGPLHIQLTVKPEGEIVMVEGNLEIDMELACSRCLESTHTHLSIPFAEQFKPVSSESAESADEDEESDLIEIATERLDLQPFVEEYLQVFMPFAPLCKTDCEGLCAQCGSNLNENQCKCIKERIDPRLESLKDFFKE; from the coding sequence ATGCAGTTTCGTATGAAAGAATTGTTAGCTAAAGATCAAACTGAGATCGTGAATACACAACTAGATGTAACAGAGCTATTTCGTAATCATCAGGATGTAATTTCTACTGGACCTTTACATATCCAATTAACAGTTAAACCAGAAGGTGAAATTGTTATGGTAGAGGGAAATCTTGAAATAGATATGGAATTAGCTTGCTCTCGTTGCCTTGAGTCGACTCATACTCACTTAAGTATTCCATTCGCTGAGCAGTTCAAGCCCGTTTCATCTGAAAGCGCGGAAAGTGCTGATGAGGACGAAGAAAGTGATCTCATTGAGATTGCCACTGAGAGATTAGATTTGCAGCCATTTGTGGAGGAGTATTTACAGGTATTTATGCCTTTTGCTCCGCTATGTAAAACTGATTGTGAAGGTTTATGTGCGCAATGTGGTAGTAATCTTAATGAAAATCAATGTAAATGTATTAAAGAGAGAATCGATCCTCGACTAGAGTCGTTGAAAGATTTCTTTAAGGAATAA
- the rpmF gene encoding 50S ribosomal protein L32, with product MAVPQRRTSKTRRDKRRTHFKLAVPGMVKCEQCGELKLGHHVCKVCGYYKTKEIISQ from the coding sequence ATGGCAGTACCTCAACGTAGAACATCCAAGACTCGCCGTGACAAACGTCGTACTCATTTTAAACTAGCTGTTCCAGGCATGGTGAAATGTGAGCAATGTGGAGAGCTAAAACTAGGTCACCACGTTTGTAAAGTTTGTGGATATTACAAAACAAAAGAGATCATTTCTCAATAA
- the fapR gene encoding transcription factor FapR, whose product MAKLTKRERHRLLTQYIEDNPFVTDRELTRVLKVSIQTIRLDRMELGIPELRERMKEMAERSYDSVRSLPLDEVIGDIVDLQLDQSGISIFEIRDEHVFSRTGIARGHHLFAQANSLAVAVIDCPIALTATADIRFVRPVKLGEKCIAKAYVRLNNEERSKSKVELNTYVSDELVFQGTFVIYRSDVTST is encoded by the coding sequence ATGGCGAAATTAACAAAGCGTGAGCGGCATCGACTGCTGACTCAATATATAGAAGATAATCCCTTCGTAACAGATCGTGAATTAACAAGGGTATTGAAAGTTAGCATTCAGACGATTCGACTTGATCGTATGGAATTAGGTATACCAGAATTACGTGAGCGCATGAAAGAAATGGCAGAACGTTCTTATGACTCTGTGCGATCCTTGCCTCTTGATGAAGTTATTGGTGATATTGTTGATTTGCAACTTGATCAAAGTGGCATATCCATTTTTGAAATTCGAGATGAACATGTATTTTCTCGTACAGGAATTGCTAGAGGACATCATTTATTCGCTCAAGCTAATTCATTAGCTGTAGCTGTTATAGATTGTCCAATCGCACTTACTGCAACAGCGGATATTCGTTTTGTTAGACCAGTAAAACTTGGGGAAAAATGTATAGCGAAAGCTTATGTTCGCTTAAATAATGAAGAACGAAGTAAGTCAAAAGTAGAACTTAACACCTATGTGAGTGATGAATTGGTGTTTCAAGGAACCTTCGTGATCTATCGTTCAGATGTGACAAGCACCTGA
- the plsX gene encoding phosphate acyltransferase PlsX, with product MKIAIDAMGGDNAPKEIVEGAIAAANDNQDIEIVLVGNKQAIQAIIGEQKPSNLSIIHADEVIESDDEPVKAVRRKKNSSMVVAGKLVKDGDADAMLSAGNTGALMTTGLLIVGRIAGIERPALAPLLPSLDKVGMLALDLGANMDATAEQLMQYAVMGSIYREKVEGLKNPRIGLLNVGSEEMKGNEVTKAAYSLLKESNLNFIGSVESKTILNRECDVLVCDGFSGNIMLKSYEGAASVIFNELKKAFKLNFLTKLAAAVMLPKLKGLKKTLDPNEFGGAPLLGLNGLVLKIHGSSDSRAVQAAVKQAKTAVSSGLIASIKEEINKERS from the coding sequence ATGAAAATCGCAATTGATGCTATGGGTGGCGATAACGCTCCTAAAGAAATAGTAGAAGGCGCTATTGCAGCGGCAAATGATAATCAAGATATTGAAATTGTTCTTGTAGGTAATAAGCAAGCAATTCAAGCTATAATCGGCGAACAAAAACCAAGCAATCTTTCAATTATTCATGCTGATGAAGTAATTGAATCTGATGATGAGCCTGTGAAGGCTGTCCGTCGTAAAAAGAATTCTTCCATGGTAGTGGCAGGGAAACTAGTAAAAGACGGTGACGCAGATGCGATGTTATCTGCTGGTAATACAGGTGCGTTAATGACGACAGGACTATTAATCGTAGGTAGAATTGCTGGTATCGAACGTCCGGCATTAGCACCGTTATTACCATCTCTTGATAAAGTAGGGATGCTTGCTCTAGATTTGGGTGCGAATATGGACGCTACTGCAGAACAACTAATGCAATATGCTGTTATGGGGAGTATTTATCGTGAGAAAGTAGAAGGTCTTAAAAACCCTCGAATAGGCTTGCTGAACGTAGGTTCAGAAGAAATGAAGGGGAATGAAGTAACAAAGGCTGCTTACTCATTACTTAAAGAAAGCAATCTTAATTTTATCGGTAGTGTGGAGTCGAAGACAATACTGAACCGTGAATGTGATGTGCTTGTATGTGACGGTTTCTCAGGAAATATTATGTTGAAATCGTATGAAGGTGCAGCATCTGTTATTTTTAATGAATTGAAAAAGGCATTTAAACTTAATTTCTTAACAAAATTAGCAGCAGCAGTTATGTTGCCGAAACTTAAAGGTTTGAAAAAGACGCTTGATCCGAATGAATTTGGCGGCGCACCATTACTAGGACTTAATGGATTAGTCTTGAAAATTCATGGTTCTTCAGATTCAAGAGCGGTTCAAGCAGCAGTGAAGCAAGCCAAAACAGCAGTAAGTAGTGGGCTTATTGCATCGATAAAAGAAGAAATCAATAAGGAGCGATCTTAG
- a CDS encoding ketoacyl-ACP synthase III yields MPVGILGTGKYVPEQVLTNKDLEKMVETNDEWIVTRTGIKERRIAASDEATSDLAFKAAEQAIANAGLTVDDIDLIIVATVTPDMSFPSTACLVQARLGAKCPAFDLSAACSGFIYSLVTGNGLIQSGLYKRVLVIGAETLSRITDYTDRNTCILFGDGAGAVVIGEVPAGRGFQSFEIGADGTGGELLKVSGGGSRKPASAETIANKEHSIYMAGNEVFKFAVRIMGNAAEEAIAKAGLTKADIDLLVPHQANIRIIQSSLNRLELSEDKAMINLDKYGNMSAASIPVALAEAVEQGKVKEGDKLCLVGFGGGLTWGSTVIVW; encoded by the coding sequence ATTCCAGTAGGTATCCTTGGTACAGGTAAGTATGTACCTGAACAAGTTTTAACAAATAAAGATCTTGAAAAAATGGTTGAAACTAACGATGAGTGGATCGTGACTCGTACCGGCATTAAAGAACGTCGTATTGCTGCAAGCGATGAAGCAACTTCTGACCTAGCTTTCAAAGCAGCAGAACAAGCAATTGCCAATGCAGGACTTACAGTAGATGATATCGATCTTATTATCGTAGCTACAGTTACTCCTGATATGTCATTTCCATCAACGGCTTGTCTTGTGCAAGCTAGACTTGGTGCGAAATGCCCAGCATTTGATCTATCGGCTGCTTGCTCAGGATTCATTTATAGCTTAGTAACAGGTAATGGATTAATTCAAAGTGGTCTATACAAACGTGTCCTTGTTATCGGAGCTGAAACACTATCACGTATTACTGACTACACAGATCGAAACACTTGTATTCTTTTCGGAGACGGTGCAGGTGCGGTTGTAATCGGAGAAGTTCCAGCAGGTCGTGGTTTCCAATCCTTTGAGATTGGTGCAGATGGCACTGGTGGCGAATTGTTGAAAGTAAGTGGTGGTGGTTCTCGTAAACCAGCATCAGCTGAGACTATTGCGAATAAAGAGCATTCAATCTATATGGCTGGAAATGAAGTGTTCAAATTTGCAGTTCGTATTATGGGTAATGCAGCAGAAGAAGCAATTGCGAAAGCTGGATTAACAAAAGCTGATATTGATCTATTAGTACCGCATCAAGCGAACATTCGTATTATTCAATCATCCCTTAATCGTTTGGAACTGTCTGAAGATAAAGCAATGATCAATCTAGATAAATACGGCAATATGTCTGCAGCATCAATTCCTGTTGCATTAGCAGAAGCAGTTGAGCAAGGTAAAGTAAAAGAAGGCGACAAACTTTGTTTGGTTGGGTTTGGTGGGGGGCTTACATGGGGCTCCACTGTAATCGTCTGGTAA